In Flavobacterium sp. GSB-24, the genomic window GGCGTAATAAACGACGCTTTTTTGCTTACGCCGTCAAAATCAACATCGCCTTTGATAACGTATCCTTTTGCGTTTGAAGCATCTTCTACGCGTGTAATTCCAACATCAATAACTGTTACTCCTTCTTTTACCATATCGGCTTTTAAAAATTCTGGAACACCTAAAGCTGTAATAATGATATCGGCGTTTTTAGTGAATTCGGCTAAGTCTTTTGTACGGCTGTGAGTTAACGTAACTGTAGAATCACCTGGATTTCCTTTGCGGCTCATTAAAATACTCATAGGACGTCCTACGATATGACTTCTTCCAATTACAACGGTATGTTTTCCTGCAGTTTCTACTTTGTAACGCTCTAGCAATTCCATAATGCCGAATGGTGTTGCTGGAATAAAACTTTCCATTTCAAGTGCCATTCTTCCAAAATTCGTTGGGTGAAATCCGTCAACGTCTTTATCTGGATCGATTGCTAATAAGATTTTTTGCTCATCAATATGTTTTGGCAACGGTAGCTGAACGATATATCCGTCTAGATTATCATCTTCGTTTAACTCTTTTATTTTTTCCAGCAGTTCTTCTTCGGTAATGGTTTCTGGCAGACTTACTAAAGTTGAATCAAATCCGATTTCCTGACATGATTTTACTTTACTTCCTACGTAAGTTAAACTTGCGCCATTATTTCCAACTAAAACTGCCGCTAAATGAGGCACTTTTCCTCCAGCTGCTTTTATAGATTGAACTTCGGCTGCAATTTCGTTTTTAATGTCGTTAGATGTTTTTTTACCGTCTAGTAGCTGCATTGTTTTCTAAAAGTTAAATGTTCTAAGTTAAAAGTGAGAAGTTAATCTCTTATATTAATTCAATTATAAAATTTAAGGTCTAAAATTCCAGCGTATAACTTGAAACTTTAAACCTTAAACTTTTATTTTATCTCGGCATACCACCAGGCATTCCTTTCATGCCTCCCATCATTTTCATCAGATTTTTTCCGCCTGGCCCCTGCATCATCTTCATCATCTTGCTCATTTGGTCAAACTGCTTCATTAACTGATTTACTTGCTCGACTTTAGTCCCCGAACCTTTTGCGATTCTGGCTTTTCTTTTTACGTCGATTAAAGCTGGTCTGCTTCTTTCGGCTGGCGTCATCGAGTAGATAATTGCTTCAATATGTTTGAAAGCATCATCTTCGATCTCAACATCTTTCATGGCTTTTGAAGCACCTGGTATCATTCCTACCAAGTCTTTCATGTTACCCATTTTTTTAACTTGCTGGATCTGCGTTAAGAAGTCGTCAAAACCGAATTCGTTTTTAGCGATTTTCTTTTGAAGTTTTCTAGCTTCTTCTTCATCAAATTGTTCCTGAGCTCTTTCTACAAGAGACACAACATCTCCCATACCAAGGATACGCTCAGCCATACGATCTGGGTAGAAAATGTCAATTGCTTCCATTTTCTCGCCGGTACCTACGAATTTGATTGGTTTATTTACAACAGATTTAATAGAAAGTGCTGCTCCACCTCGAGTATCTCCATCTAATTTCGTTAAAATAACTCCATCAAAATTCAAGATATCGTTGAATGCTTTCGCTGTATTTACAGCATCTTGTCCTGTCATAGAATCGACAACGAACAATGTTTCTTGCGGCTGAATTGCTTTGTGAACACGTGCAATTTCATCCATCATTTCCTGATCTACTGCCAAACGTCCTGCTGTATCGACAATAACAACATTGAATCCGTTTGCTTTGGCATGCTTAATTGCGTTTTGAGCAATTTCTACAGGATTTTTATTTTCTGGTTCTGAGTAAACCTCAACACCTATTTGATCTCCAACAACATGCAACTGATTAATCGCCGCCGGACGGTAGATATCACACGCTACAAGAAGTGGTTTTTTATTTTTCTTTGTTTTTAAGAAGTTGGCTAATTTTCCTGAGAAAGTCGTTTTACCAGAACCTTGAAGTCCTGACATTAAAATAACAGTTGGAGTTCCAGATAAGTTAATACCAGCAACATCTCCACCCATTAATTCTGTCAACTCGTCTTTTACCAGTTTAACTAATAATTGTCCTGGCTGTAAGGTTGTAAGTACGTCCTGACCAATTGCTTTTTCTTTTACTTTAGCCGTAAAATCTTTAGCGATTTTAAAGTTAACATCGGCATCAAGTAAAGCACGACGAACTTCTTTTAAGGTATCGGCAACGTTTACTTCTGTAATTTTACCGTGTCCTTTTAATATATGGAACGCTTTATCTAACTTATCACTTAAATTATCAAACATATCATTTTCTTTATTTGAAGTGCAAAGATAATCTAATTAGATATTTCAGGCAATTTATTTTTAAGGTTCATAGCCACAAAGACACAAAGGCGCAAAGTTTTTCTTTTAAAGATTTAATTAAGATAAAAATCTTGCAGATACCTAAGGCGGAAAGTTATTTTCGCCACGAATTGCACTACTTTCCCGAATTATTTTTCTCTCTCGCAGATTTAGCAGATTGTAATGATTTCTATTTAACAAAAACTGCCAAAATCTGCTAAATCTGCGTGAAAAAAAACTTCGTGCTTCAGCATCTTCGTGGCAAACAAAAAAAGCGCAAAGATTAAAACCTCTGCGCCTTTGTAACTATGTCCCTTTGAACCTTTAAAATTAAAATTGAAAGTAAATAAACGGCTGTGATCCTGCTACCGCTGTTGCGTAAACAATCCAGTAAACAAATCCCAGAATTATTGCTTTTACTAACAATGGAGTTTTATCAAAAATAGATTTCATTCCGTTAGTAAAAGATTCTGGCAAGAAGTGCCATACGTAACCAAACAGCATTAATCCGAATACATTTTTATAACCTAAAATAATTGTTTTCCAAAGTTCTGGTTCAAATGTTAATTGGCCAATATTATTAATCACCTGTAAAGCTGTTTCGAAATCTCTGGCGCGGAAAAAGATCCAGCAGAAAACCACAAAATGAAAGGTGATTAGAATAGAGAAAAATCTCCACAAGAAATTTGGGCTTTTGTCTTTTTTCGAAGGAAAGAATTCCATGAAAATTTTATGAACTGCCAAAGCTAATCCGTGAAGTGCTCCCCAAACTATAAACTGCGCTCCTGCTCCATGCCACAAACCTCCCAAAAGCATTGTAGTAAACAAATTAAAATTGGTTACTAAGGTTTGTTTTATTTTGCTTGAAAGTAAAAATGATAAACAGAAAATCAAAATACTGCTTCCTGCAATTATCAGCGGAATTATACTTTCATTATAATTTGAAATTCCCCAAAGCAACAATCCAAAGAAAAATAAACTTGGGAATAAATATCCTGCGAAAGAACCTTGTCTGTTTCCTCCAATAGAAATGTATAAAAAGTCTTTTAACCAAGTCGAAAGTGAGATATGCCATCTTCTCCAGAAATCGGTAATCGAAGTTGACTTATACGGCGTTCTAAAGTTGACTGGTAATTTAAATCCAAGTAATAGCGCAATACCAATTGCCATATCTGAATATCCAGAGAAATCACAATAAATCTGAATGGCGTATCCATAAGAAGCCATTAAATTTTCAAATGATGTATAAGTCATCGGCGTATCAAAAACACGATCGACAAAGTTTACCGAAATATAATTTGATATTACTGTTTTCTTAATTAAACCTCCAATAATCAAAAACAAAGCATTGTTTACATCTTGTTTTGTTAGGTTTAATTTTTGGTAAATCTGAGGTAAAAAATCTTTTGCACGCACAATAGGTCCAGCAACTAACTGCGGGAAAAACGACACGAAGAATAAATATTCGATATAATTTTTTGTAGGCTTGATTTCTTCTCTATAAATCTCGATTATATAACTCATCGATTGAAAAGTGTAGAACGAAATTCCGACAGGAAGAAAAACATTATGAAGTGCAAAATTACCATGAAACATATCATTGTATGTCACAATTAAAAAGTTCATGTATTTGAAATAGCCTAAAAGTGCTAAATTTAAAATCACACTAATAACCAAATAAAGTTTCTTTACGCCATCTCTGCTTTCCTTGTAAATTATCTGGCTCAAACCATAATCTACAACAGATGAAAGCAATAATAGCAGAAAATAAATACCGCTTGATTTGTAATAAAAGAATAATGAGAAGAGAATAACATAAGTTAATCTCAAATAAAATGTTTTGCGTAAAAAACCATACACAAAATAGAAAACTAAAAATAGGCCTAGGAATAAACCGGTATTAAATAAAAGTTTTTCGTCTGGATTGTAAACAAACCAGCTTTTAACTTGTTCTGTTGTAATTGCACCAAAATTTTGAATGAACCAATTATTAATGCTATCTATTGTTGTCAACTTAATTCTTTAATTTAAAATTATCGTATGTTTTTAAAAACGCCTGCGTAAACAAATTCCCTTGTTTCTCATATCCTTTTTTGGAATAATGAACCCAATCCGGTCCAATTAACCCTTGCACTTTTAGCTGTTTGATGCCACTCATTCCACCAAATTCATCGTACAAATCCCAAACTGCAAAACCATCTTTTTGAGCTATCTCAATAATTTGTCTGGTGTAATCATCAATATAGGTATTAGGCTTTCTTCTTAGCAAAGATGGCGGCGGTGTCATAATTATTATCGGTGCATCTATTTTCTGCGCTTTGATATTATTTATAAACTCTCGCAATTCTTTAATGTAATTTCCTGAATCTAAATGTTCATAACTTTCATTTGTTCCTAATGAAAAAACAAGCAAATCTGGATGCAATGCTTTTAGTTGTTCAAAAAATAACGGATATTTATTATAATCTGAAAACTTGGCTCCATTTACTCCGATACCACTGTATAGAATCCCAGGGGAATCTTTTTCTAAAACAAGTCCGTTTAACTCATAATTTGAAGCTTCTTTATTCGGAATCAAAAAAATTCGGCTTAAAGCATTGTCGGAATTGTAATAATGTGAATACGAATCTGATTCTAGCGGTAAAGGAACAAACTCAGACATAGAAATTGTTTTTGCCCTTGTTTCATTAGTCGAAACTTTTAAAGTTCTCCCCGCACGAATATTATTTGACTTTAAACGATTGTCTCTTTTTATTTCAGCGACCGAAACATTATATTTATCTGCAATGGTTCCAAGTACTTCGCCTTTTTTAATTTTATGCGTTATAACTTTTCGTTCAGTGGTTTGAATTGAATTAACCTTAGAGGAAACCGCCAAATCAAACATATTCTGATTTTTTGGAGTTATAATTTTTATGGTATTAAATTTATAAGCAGGATCTTTTATATTCATTTCCATTACAAATCCGCCAGAATCTCTCCAAAGTCCAATCCCGCTTAATCCAACTGGATTATTTTTAAAGGGATAAATATTTCTGTAGCTTTCCCAAACTCGATTCGATTTGAAACGCTCATTATAAGATCCGTCTGTTTTAGCTAATTGATATGGAAATACTAAACCACGTCCTGCATTGCCAAATTTTTGTTGCAAGTTCTTTCTGATCTCATTCGTCATCAAATCACCTTGAATGTGCGAATCTCCAATATGTACAATATTGATTTTCTGATTTTTCTGATCTTCATTTTTTTCTAATTTCTGAAAAAAACTTTTTAATACTTTCGCATTATAAAATTGCCCTTCTAAAGGTGCGTCGGCCGCTGCAGTATCAATTTTCTGAATCATGCTTTTATGTATTGGATGTACATCTGTTTTTGAAGTCTTTTCATTATTCAAGAAAAAAAGACAACAAAAGAAAACAATAAGTTTATTTATCATACACTGTCTTTTGTTACGGAAACGGAATCGGCCTTAGCTTTCCTTACGGTTCTCTGCTTATTCGTATTAGAATCTCTCTTTTCTCTGAGTACTTTATATTCTTCGTATCCTTTGTTTAATTGTCCGTACAACAAATTACCAATTGCTTTTGCGCCGCGCTGGTTAAAGTGCGTGTAATCTTTATTGGCTCTTGCCGGAGTTTCATCCACCCATTTTATCATCGATCCGTCTCCGCCCATTAAAGTATATAAATTTACAAATCCAGATTCGGTTTCAAGTGCATAATGTTTTTGAGCTTTCATTAATGGAACTACTGCAGAATCGGTTTTCATTTCCAATTCATATTTAGTCGATTTATCGGCTGTGGAAACAATCAGGATGGAAACACCTGGAAAAGATTCTTTTATTTTATTTACCGTTTTAGTCATTCCTTTTTCGTACCAAGAATAATTTTTGGTTCCGTAATTCAAAACATTTGTTCCGTAATGCAGAATAATTAAATCATAATTCAGATTATTATTAAAAGCTCTCATGACATCTGCATTGAACATTGATATTGGAAGTCCCGAATTTCCTCTTTGAGAGAAATTATCAACATGAACTCCAATTCCGTTATCAAAATTAAATCCGTAAATCGGAATAGAATCTGCATGTACAAAATTCGCTTTAAAAGCTTTTAAGCTTCCAGAAGAAACCTTTAATGTATTTACTAAATTATTCGGCGAAAGATTCTTTTTAATAGTGTCTTTACCTATAATAAAATTAACTTTTCCTGTTTTAGAGGAACGACCGTAAAATAAGGTTGCATTATCTAATGAAGTAGAATATTTTTTAAGTCCTGCTTCGTATTGAACCCAAGTTGGATTTGATAGATCGTTTGCAAAAAACACATGTCCGTTAATTCCAAAAGGGCTCGTTGGTTTTTTGACATTTAAATATGATTGTGTTTTCCAGTTTTTAGAATAAGTAGATTTTACAGAACCTCTAGATGCCGCAGATTCTGAAGTGATAGGAACAAATCCAACTCCATTTCCTCCAAAACGTTCTTGATAATTGGCACGAACGTCTTGAACGATTAAATCTCCATCTGTCATAGAATCTCCATAGTAAGCAATTCTAACTTTGTTCTGCGGATTTTTCTCTAACTGATATAATTTTTCGTAAAAAGGAATCAGATATTGAAAACCTTTATAATTCTCAAAAGTTTCTGCAGGAAATTCGATTCCCTCAGTTTCATCATAAACAATTTTTTGGTTGTTTA contains:
- a CDS encoding tetrahydrofolate dehydrogenase/cyclohydrolase catalytic domain-containing protein is translated as MQLLDGKKTSNDIKNEIAAEVQSIKAAGGKVPHLAAVLVGNNGASLTYVGSKVKSCQEIGFDSTLVSLPETITEEELLEKIKELNEDDNLDGYIVQLPLPKHIDEQKILLAIDPDKDVDGFHPTNFGRMALEMESFIPATPFGIMELLERYKVETAGKHTVVIGRSHIVGRPMSILMSRKGNPGDSTVTLTHSRTKDLAEFTKNADIIITALGVPEFLKADMVKEGVTVIDVGITRVEDASNAKGYVIKGDVDFDGVSKKASFITPVPGGVGPMTIAMLLKNTLLARKMRSAKNK
- the ffh gene encoding signal recognition particle protein; its protein translation is MFDNLSDKLDKAFHILKGHGKITEVNVADTLKEVRRALLDADVNFKIAKDFTAKVKEKAIGQDVLTTLQPGQLLVKLVKDELTELMGGDVAGINLSGTPTVILMSGLQGSGKTTFSGKLANFLKTKKNKKPLLVACDIYRPAAINQLHVVGDQIGVEVYSEPENKNPVEIAQNAIKHAKANGFNVVIVDTAGRLAVDQEMMDEIARVHKAIQPQETLFVVDSMTGQDAVNTAKAFNDILNFDGVILTKLDGDTRGGAALSIKSVVNKPIKFVGTGEKMEAIDIFYPDRMAERILGMGDVVSLVERAQEQFDEEEARKLQKKIAKNEFGFDDFLTQIQQVKKMGNMKDLVGMIPGASKAMKDVEIEDDAFKHIEAIIYSMTPAERSRPALIDVKRKARIAKGSGTKVEQVNQLMKQFDQMSKMMKMMQGPGGKNLMKMMGGMKGMPGGMPR
- a CDS encoding MBOAT family O-acyltransferase, which translates into the protein MTTIDSINNWFIQNFGAITTEQVKSWFVYNPDEKLLFNTGLFLGLFLVFYFVYGFLRKTFYLRLTYVILFSLFFYYKSSGIYFLLLLLSSVVDYGLSQIIYKESRDGVKKLYLVISVILNLALLGYFKYMNFLIVTYNDMFHGNFALHNVFLPVGISFYTFQSMSYIIEIYREEIKPTKNYIEYLFFVSFFPQLVAGPIVRAKDFLPQIYQKLNLTKQDVNNALFLIIGGLIKKTVISNYISVNFVDRVFDTPMTYTSFENLMASYGYAIQIYCDFSGYSDMAIGIALLLGFKLPVNFRTPYKSTSITDFWRRWHISLSTWLKDFLYISIGGNRQGSFAGYLFPSLFFFGLLLWGISNYNESIIPLIIAGSSILIFCLSFLLSSKIKQTLVTNFNLFTTMLLGGLWHGAGAQFIVWGALHGLALAVHKIFMEFFPSKKDKSPNFLWRFFSILITFHFVVFCWIFFRARDFETALQVINNIGQLTFEPELWKTIILGYKNVFGLMLFGYVWHFLPESFTNGMKSIFDKTPLLVKAIILGFVYWIVYATAVAGSQPFIYFQF
- a CDS encoding GDSL-type esterase/lipase family protein codes for the protein MINKLIVFFCCLFFLNNEKTSKTDVHPIHKSMIQKIDTAAADAPLEGQFYNAKVLKSFFQKLEKNEDQKNQKINIVHIGDSHIQGDLMTNEIRKNLQQKFGNAGRGLVFPYQLAKTDGSYNERFKSNRVWESYRNIYPFKNNPVGLSGIGLWRDSGGFVMEMNIKDPAYKFNTIKIITPKNQNMFDLAVSSKVNSIQTTERKVITHKIKKGEVLGTIADKYNVSVAEIKRDNRLKSNNIRAGRTLKVSTNETRAKTISMSEFVPLPLESDSYSHYYNSDNALSRIFLIPNKEASNYELNGLVLEKDSPGILYSGIGVNGAKFSDYNKYPLFFEQLKALHPDLLVFSLGTNESYEHLDSGNYIKELREFINNIKAQKIDAPIIIMTPPPSLLRRKPNTYIDDYTRQIIEIAQKDGFAVWDLYDEFGGMSGIKQLKVQGLIGPDWVHYSKKGYEKQGNLFTQAFLKTYDNFKLKN
- a CDS encoding SGNH/GDSL hydrolase family protein translates to MNTKSYFFQSFAIVALALVAFIGFKQILPDKIFSESKLDSKNILIDSLLLESVAKDSLSLDDDSIAESEKKLNNQKIVYDETEGIEFPAETFENYKGFQYLIPFYEKLYQLEKNPQNKVRIAYYGDSMTDGDLIVQDVRANYQERFGGNGVGFVPITSESAASRGSVKSTYSKNWKTQSYLNVKKPTSPFGINGHVFFANDLSNPTWVQYEAGLKKYSTSLDNATLFYGRSSKTGKVNFIIGKDTIKKNLSPNNLVNTLKVSSGSLKAFKANFVHADSIPIYGFNFDNGIGVHVDNFSQRGNSGLPISMFNADVMRAFNNNLNYDLIILHYGTNVLNYGTKNYSWYEKGMTKTVNKIKESFPGVSILIVSTADKSTKYELEMKTDSAVVPLMKAQKHYALETESGFVNLYTLMGGDGSMIKWVDETPARANKDYTHFNQRGAKAIGNLLYGQLNKGYEEYKVLREKRDSNTNKQRTVRKAKADSVSVTKDSV